One genomic window of Myxococcus guangdongensis includes the following:
- a CDS encoding DEAD/DEAH box helicase translates to MSVERPQPDSSAVPHFATEGALRSWLREHGVEHLSRLSLTVLSPYVDPALLPQSRPAMARRRLVEMLNEEGRTRWTQESLPSPKMKELLPRLAWRFVEQERKQAEETHASLAARLAPPEDSRTHRVHGLLLDLRSRAPATVASRPLHALQLESLQHDAELPGFRFRETRCSELPYGSQMGFILPEARLTFTPSVAQGDCTCGAPPCVHLVAAIDTVLLWLNQPWTEGFGETLEELVRPGWDRTLRALERALDEGTGSGAAVEVSWRVDVIEGYGVEVHPYVHRRNKKGQRSTGAKVSRRKLLQEHGSQLSSLDARLASLLPDGDAPASRALLLELVDHPRLYQEGTQDLLVQVDRAKVGIVAAERGGTVVVSAGVDGASLPASMVDRVRRSKPEEALFLWDEGARRLTVLDAGPEVRALVSVLQRHGNVFPPESHGVLLEKLAKLSVRLPVAMPRGVMGEKLPSLQLPVLRFELEPGSAVRVELRVRALPDSISFIPGEGPRDVYLRRGLEPVHTVRDFVKELAVAHALQVSLPLAAAEAQALPFSFSFPNVQGALGLLSACQSLESPPELEWGGSPLRLVGSHGASALRITVERKRDWFGVLGGLSVQGERVEMARLLDAARRKERFVQVKDQTYVEVEEALRQHLERLADHAHLSRHGLEVGPAAAESLSALGSAGATLDADATWRGLVERIFAARELKPKVPATLKTDLRDYQVEGFRWLTRLASWGAGAVLADDMGLGKTVQALAVLLERSKLGPALVLAPTSVAFNWMDEAKRFAPSLKMRLFSEAADRGGLLERLGPRDVLVLSYGLLTRDIGRLSELRFATLVFDEAQALKNAGTHRFRAARALQADFKFALSGTPLENHLGELWSVFSLVFPGLLGSHDAFRTRFAIPIERRVDPTAAPALARVLQPFLLRRTKAQVEAQLPPRTDIRVPVVLSTQEWTMYEDARLAALSSLESAPEVLRERQSRELERRFEVLAALTRLRLLASHPRLYDAESRVESSKLERFMELVEELRAEGHRALVFSQFTSHLALVREVLDARGIRYDYLDGSSTPKAREQAVRSFQDGTAPLFLISLKAGGFGLNLTAANTVIHLDPWWNPAVEDQASDRAHRIGQERPVTVYRLVARGTIEEQMLSLHEHKRALVADVLEGKDGAGRLSTKELLGLLSQRLAGPDEEDVPRTRH, encoded by the coding sequence ATGTCCGTGGAGCGCCCGCAGCCCGATTCCTCCGCTGTCCCACACTTCGCCACGGAAGGCGCCCTGCGCTCCTGGTTGCGCGAGCACGGCGTCGAGCACCTGTCCCGCCTGAGTCTCACGGTGCTGTCGCCCTACGTGGACCCCGCGCTGCTGCCGCAGTCCCGCCCCGCGATGGCTCGCCGCCGGCTGGTGGAGATGCTCAACGAGGAGGGCCGTACTCGCTGGACGCAGGAGTCCCTGCCGTCGCCGAAGATGAAGGAGCTGCTGCCCCGGCTCGCGTGGCGCTTCGTCGAACAGGAGCGCAAGCAGGCGGAGGAGACCCACGCCTCGCTCGCCGCGCGACTGGCGCCTCCCGAGGACTCGCGCACGCACCGCGTCCATGGCCTGTTGTTGGACCTGCGCTCCCGCGCGCCCGCCACCGTGGCCTCGCGTCCCTTGCACGCGCTGCAACTGGAGTCGCTCCAACACGACGCCGAGCTCCCCGGCTTCCGCTTCCGTGAGACGCGCTGCTCGGAGCTGCCCTACGGCTCGCAGATGGGCTTCATCCTCCCCGAGGCCCGGCTGACCTTCACGCCCTCCGTTGCGCAGGGTGACTGCACCTGTGGCGCGCCGCCGTGTGTCCACCTCGTCGCCGCCATCGACACGGTGCTCTTGTGGCTGAACCAGCCCTGGACCGAGGGCTTCGGCGAGACACTCGAGGAGCTGGTGCGACCGGGTTGGGACCGCACGCTGAGGGCGCTGGAGCGCGCGCTCGACGAAGGGACGGGCAGCGGCGCGGCGGTGGAGGTCTCCTGGCGCGTCGACGTCATCGAGGGCTACGGCGTGGAGGTCCACCCGTACGTGCACCGGCGCAACAAGAAGGGCCAGCGCTCCACGGGGGCCAAGGTGAGCCGCCGCAAGCTCCTCCAGGAGCATGGCTCGCAGCTCTCCTCGCTCGACGCGCGTCTCGCGTCGCTGCTGCCGGATGGCGACGCGCCGGCCTCGCGCGCGCTGCTGCTGGAGCTGGTGGACCATCCCCGGCTGTACCAGGAGGGGACGCAGGACCTGCTGGTCCAGGTGGACCGCGCCAAGGTGGGCATCGTCGCGGCGGAGCGGGGCGGCACCGTCGTCGTCTCCGCGGGCGTGGATGGCGCGAGCCTGCCCGCGTCCATGGTGGACCGCGTGCGCCGCTCGAAGCCGGAGGAGGCCCTCTTCCTCTGGGACGAGGGCGCGCGCAGGCTCACCGTGCTGGACGCGGGGCCGGAGGTCCGGGCGCTCGTCTCCGTGCTCCAGCGCCACGGCAACGTCTTCCCACCCGAGAGCCACGGCGTGCTGCTGGAGAAGCTGGCGAAGCTCTCGGTGCGCCTGCCGGTGGCGATGCCTCGCGGCGTCATGGGCGAGAAGCTGCCTTCGCTCCAGCTCCCGGTGCTGCGCTTCGAACTCGAGCCTGGCAGCGCGGTGCGCGTGGAGCTGCGCGTGCGGGCGCTCCCGGACAGCATCAGCTTCATCCCCGGCGAGGGGCCGCGGGACGTGTACCTGCGCCGGGGCCTGGAGCCCGTCCACACGGTGCGCGACTTCGTGAAGGAGCTCGCGGTGGCACACGCGCTCCAGGTGAGTCTGCCTCTCGCCGCCGCGGAGGCGCAGGCGCTGCCGTTCAGTTTCTCGTTCCCGAACGTCCAGGGCGCGCTCGGGCTCTTGTCCGCGTGTCAGTCCCTGGAGTCGCCGCCGGAGCTGGAGTGGGGTGGCTCACCGCTGCGCCTCGTGGGCTCTCACGGCGCGAGCGCGCTGCGAATCACGGTGGAGCGCAAGCGCGACTGGTTCGGCGTGCTCGGAGGTCTGTCGGTGCAAGGCGAGCGCGTGGAGATGGCGCGCCTGCTGGACGCCGCGCGTCGCAAGGAGCGCTTCGTCCAGGTGAAGGACCAGACCTACGTGGAGGTCGAGGAGGCGCTGCGGCAGCACCTGGAGCGCCTGGCGGACCACGCCCACCTGTCGCGCCACGGACTGGAAGTGGGCCCGGCCGCGGCGGAGTCGCTGTCCGCCCTGGGCAGCGCGGGCGCGACGCTGGACGCGGACGCGACGTGGAGGGGACTCGTCGAGCGCATCTTCGCCGCCCGGGAGCTGAAGCCGAAGGTCCCCGCCACGCTGAAGACGGACCTGCGCGACTACCAGGTCGAGGGCTTCCGCTGGCTCACCCGGCTGGCGTCGTGGGGCGCGGGCGCCGTGCTCGCGGACGACATGGGTCTGGGCAAGACGGTGCAGGCGCTGGCCGTGCTGCTGGAGCGCTCGAAGCTGGGGCCCGCGCTGGTGCTAGCGCCCACCTCCGTGGCCTTCAACTGGATGGACGAGGCGAAGCGCTTCGCGCCGTCGCTGAAGATGCGCCTCTTCTCCGAGGCCGCGGACCGGGGCGGGCTGCTCGAGCGGCTGGGGCCTCGCGACGTGCTCGTGCTGAGCTATGGCCTCTTGACGCGCGACATCGGCCGGCTGTCCGAGCTGCGCTTCGCCACGCTCGTCTTCGACGAGGCCCAGGCCCTGAAGAACGCGGGCACGCACCGCTTCCGCGCCGCGCGAGCGCTGCAGGCGGACTTCAAGTTCGCCCTCTCCGGCACCCCGCTGGAGAACCACCTGGGCGAGCTGTGGAGTGTCTTCTCGCTCGTCTTCCCCGGGCTGCTCGGCAGCCACGACGCCTTCCGCACGCGCTTCGCGATTCCCATCGAGCGCAGGGTGGACCCCACCGCGGCGCCCGCGCTGGCGAGGGTGCTGCAACCCTTCCTCCTGCGCCGCACCAAGGCCCAGGTGGAGGCGCAGCTGCCGCCGCGCACGGACATCCGCGTGCCCGTCGTCCTCTCCACCCAGGAGTGGACCATGTACGAGGACGCGCGGTTGGCGGCGCTCTCCTCGCTGGAGTCCGCCCCGGAGGTGCTGCGCGAGCGGCAGTCGCGCGAGCTGGAGCGCCGCTTCGAGGTGCTCGCCGCGCTCACCCGACTGCGCCTGCTGGCCTCGCACCCGCGCCTCTACGACGCTGAGTCCCGCGTGGAGTCCTCCAAGCTGGAGCGCTTCATGGAGCTCGTCGAGGAGCTCCGCGCCGAGGGCCACCGCGCGCTCGTCTTCAGCCAGTTCACCTCACACCTGGCCCTGGTGCGCGAGGTGCTGGACGCGCGTGGCATCCGCTACGACTACCTGGACGGCTCGTCCACGCCCAAGGCCCGCGAGCAGGCCGTGCGCTCCTTCCAGGACGGCACCGCGCCCCTGTTCCTCATCTCGCTCAAGGCCGGCGGCTTCGGCCTCAACCTCACCGCCGCCAACACCGTCATCCACCTGGACCCGTGGTGGAACCCGGCCGTGGAGGATCAGGCGTCGGACCGCGCGCACCGCATCGGCCAGGAGCGCCCCGTCACCGTCTACCGCCTGGTGGCGCGAGGCACCATCGAGGAGCAGATGCTGTCGCTCCACGAGCACAAGCGCGCGCTCGTCGCGGACGTGCTCGAGGGCAAGGACGGCGCCGGGCGGCTCTCCACGAAGGAGCTGCTCGGCCTCTTGTCCCAGCGGCTCGCGGGCCCGGACGAGGAAGACGTCCCTCGGACCCGGCACTGA
- a CDS encoding N-acetylmuramoyl-L-alanine amidase family protein yields the protein MPTSAAGVWGLGVLLLTGTACMRASSDVAPDASTHAARSPAEAPERSALPVDPSAIRESVEGTRGSLPHAPMRAPETVVEPPSSPRAPETRGEAGTPPPSARWPAPGATLTLVPASVPKGFARRRVYLDAGHGAEGNTGNRSVTCEDEEVFTLRVARDLARRLVATGHFEVRISREPGQRVPYANRLADAERWGAHVFVSLHSDSRGTSQPWAPAEGQACNRQDTTPGFSVLWSEDAPAPLQGRRAELARALARNLSRGGFLHYDGVDYVGLYATDTAQPGVFVSREPSHRQIFVLRKPTMPSVIVETHHALDFEEAARWREERTLEVFATAMTQGLVESFAPAPPTHVSTQQP from the coding sequence ATGCCGACATCCGCCGCTGGAGTGTGGGGACTGGGAGTCTTGCTGCTCACGGGCACCGCCTGCATGCGCGCCTCGAGCGACGTCGCCCCCGATGCCTCGACGCACGCGGCCCGCTCCCCAGCCGAAGCGCCGGAGCGGAGCGCGCTCCCCGTCGACCCGAGCGCCATCCGGGAGTCCGTGGAGGGCACGAGGGGCTCCCTTCCCCACGCGCCGATGCGCGCACCGGAGACGGTGGTCGAGCCACCCTCGAGTCCGCGGGCGCCCGAAACCCGGGGCGAGGCTGGGACGCCGCCTCCCTCCGCGAGGTGGCCCGCGCCGGGCGCCACCTTGACGCTCGTCCCCGCGAGCGTGCCCAAGGGCTTCGCGCGACGTCGGGTGTACCTGGACGCGGGGCATGGCGCCGAGGGGAACACGGGCAACCGCTCCGTCACCTGCGAGGACGAGGAGGTCTTCACGTTGCGCGTGGCGCGGGACCTGGCGCGGCGGCTCGTGGCCACGGGGCACTTCGAGGTGCGCATCAGCCGTGAGCCAGGACAGCGGGTGCCGTACGCGAACCGGCTCGCCGATGCGGAGCGTTGGGGCGCGCACGTGTTCGTGAGCCTGCACTCGGACTCGCGAGGCACGTCGCAGCCGTGGGCGCCCGCCGAAGGACAGGCGTGCAACCGGCAGGACACGACGCCTGGCTTCAGCGTGCTCTGGTCCGAGGATGCGCCCGCGCCACTCCAGGGGCGCCGCGCGGAGCTCGCGCGAGCGCTGGCGCGGAACCTGTCGCGCGGAGGGTTCCTCCACTACGACGGCGTGGACTACGTGGGCCTCTACGCCACCGACACCGCGCAGCCCGGCGTCTTCGTGTCCCGTGAGCCCTCACACCGGCAGATCTTCGTCCTGCGCAAGCCGACGATGCCCTCGGTCATCGTGGAGACGCACCACGCGCTCGACTTCGAGGAGGCCGCGCGCTGGCGCGAGGAGCGCACGTTGGAGGTCTTCGCCACGGCGATGACCCAGGGGCTCGTGGAGTCCTTCGCGCCCGCTCCGCCCACGCACGTGTCGACGCAGCAACCCTGA
- a CDS encoding SRPBCC family protein, translated as MNAALDLNELAKRQLELSRLINAPRALVFQAFTDAEMISHWWGPNGFRTTTVSKEVRPGGAWRFTMHGPDGTDYANHIVYTKVVPNERLEWDHGTKEGEVLFKAVVTFQDEAGKTRVTMQHTLPTVEAREQAAKYAIEGGQQTLARLEQHLATRQ; from the coding sequence ATGAACGCAGCGCTCGACCTCAACGAACTCGCGAAGCGGCAGCTGGAGCTCTCGCGGCTCATCAACGCCCCACGCGCCCTGGTCTTCCAGGCGTTCACCGACGCGGAGATGATCTCCCATTGGTGGGGGCCGAATGGCTTCCGCACGACCACGGTGAGCAAGGAGGTGCGTCCGGGTGGCGCGTGGAGGTTCACCATGCACGGGCCCGATGGCACCGACTACGCGAACCACATCGTCTACACGAAGGTCGTCCCCAACGAGCGGCTCGAGTGGGATCACGGCACGAAGGAAGGCGAGGTGCTGTTCAAGGCCGTCGTCACCTTCCAGGATGAGGCGGGGAAGACGCGCGTCACGATGCAGCACACGCTGCCCACCGTCGAAGCACGCGAGCAGGCGGCGAAGTACGCCATCGAAGGTGGCCAGCAGACGCTCGCGCGGCTCGAGCAGCACCTCGCGACGAGGCAATAG
- a CDS encoding ArsR/SmtB family transcription factor, translated as MTTDPLSATFAALADPTRRAILARLSKGETSVTELAQPFDMSLPAVTKHLKVLERAGLITRSREAQWRPCRLAPKPLKVANDWLEDYREFWEASLDRLEDYLADVQGQQRPTRARKVPTPKK; from the coding sequence ATGACGACCGACCCACTCAGCGCCACCTTCGCCGCACTGGCGGACCCGACCCGCCGCGCGATCCTCGCGCGACTCTCGAAGGGGGAGACCTCCGTCACGGAGCTCGCACAGCCCTTCGACATGAGCCTCCCCGCCGTGACGAAGCACCTCAAGGTGCTCGAGCGCGCGGGGCTGATTACGCGGAGCCGCGAGGCCCAGTGGCGCCCCTGCCGACTCGCACCGAAGCCACTGAAGGTCGCGAATGACTGGCTCGAGGACTATCGCGAGTTCTGGGAGGCCAGCCTCGACCGACTCGAGGACTACCTCGCCGATGTCCAGGGGCAGCAGCGCCCGACGCGCGCCCGCAAGGTTCCAACCCCGAAGAAGTAG